The following are encoded in a window of Ursus arctos isolate Adak ecotype North America unplaced genomic scaffold, UrsArc2.0 scaffold_27, whole genome shotgun sequence genomic DNA:
- the LOC113262062 gene encoding calcyclin-binding protein-like: MQQKSQRKAERLDSEKPAAVVAPITTGCTVKISNYGWDRSDKFVKIYITLTGVHQVPTENVQVHFTERSFDLLVKNLNGKSYSMIVNNLLKPISVEGSSKKVKTDTVLMLCRKKAENTRWDYPTQVEKECKEKEKPSYDNETDPTKGLMNVLKKIYEDGDDDMKRAINKAWVESREKQAKGDTEF; this comes from the coding sequence ATGCAGCAGAAATCACAGAGAAAAGCAGAACGTCTTGACAGTGAAAAGCCAGCTGCTGTGGTTGCTCCTATTACAACAGGATGTACAGTGAAAATCAGTAATTACGGATGGGATCGGTCAGATAAGTTTGTGAAAATCTACATTACCTTAACTGGAGTTCATCAAGTCCCCACTGAGAATGTGCAGGTGCATTTCACAGAGAGGTCATTTGATCTTTTGGTAAAGAATTTAAATGGGAAGAGTTACTCCATGATTGTGAACAATCTCTTAAAACCCATCTCTGTGGAAGGCAGttcaaaaaaagtcaaaacagatACAGTTCTTATGTTAtgtagaaagaaagcagaaaacacaCGGTGGGACTACCCGACTCAGGttgaaaaagaatgcaaagagaaagaaaagccctCCTATGACAATGAAACAGATCCTACTAAGGGACTGATGAATGTTCTAAAGAAAATTTATGAAGATGGAGATGATGATATGAAGCGAGCCATTAATAAAGCTTGGGTGGAATCAAGAGAGAAGCAAGCCAAAGGAGACACAGAATTTTAA